From Virgibacillus ihumii, the proteins below share one genomic window:
- a CDS encoding alpha/beta hydrolase: protein MKRKKWLKILVAVISALFIIDMIASFYFYNLAIDRGEKDFLQGNDDLEVSAETMEVLLDGDWRTWVDKQDFDKWTMTSYDGLELKGYFLEAEKPTNKVVVFAHGYLGDAMDMGLYGKYYYEKMGYNIFTADARGHGASEGEYIGFGWHDRLDLIDWVNKIVKKYGEDTEIVLHGVSMGAATVLMASGEDLPDNVKAIIADSPYTSVYGMFEYQMERMYHLPDIPILPSTSLVTQFKAGYSLKGASALKQVKKAEVPILYIHGKADTFVPTKMSYKLYENTKSEAEIMTVDGANHGESFVIAKDKYVRKMKAFLDKYMSNE, encoded by the coding sequence GTGAAACGGAAAAAATGGCTGAAGATTTTAGTTGCTGTTATAAGTGCTTTATTTATTATAGATATGATTGCAAGTTTTTATTTTTATAATTTGGCAATTGACCGTGGTGAGAAGGATTTCCTGCAGGGAAATGATGATCTGGAAGTTTCCGCTGAAACAATGGAAGTTCTCTTGGATGGTGACTGGCGAACCTGGGTTGATAAACAGGACTTTGATAAGTGGACGATGACGTCGTACGATGGGCTGGAATTGAAGGGATACTTCCTTGAGGCGGAAAAGCCGACAAACAAGGTGGTTGTTTTTGCCCATGGATACCTTGGCGATGCAATGGATATGGGGTTATATGGCAAGTACTATTATGAAAAAATGGGCTATAATATTTTTACGGCTGATGCACGCGGACATGGTGCGAGTGAAGGTGAATATATTGGCTTCGGCTGGCACGACAGACTTGACCTGATTGACTGGGTTAATAAGATTGTGAAAAAGTACGGGGAAGACACGGAAATCGTGCTGCATGGTGTGTCGATGGGAGCTGCGACTGTATTGATGGCAAGCGGTGAGGATCTTCCGGACAACGTTAAGGCAATTATAGCTGACAGTCCGTACACGAGTGTATATGGCATGTTTGAATATCAGATGGAACGGATGTATCATTTGCCGGATATTCCGATTCTGCCAAGCACCAGCCTGGTTACACAATTTAAGGCAGGTTATTCATTGAAGGGCGCCTCGGCGTTGAAACAGGTGAAAAAGGCAGAAGTCCCAATTTTGTATATTCACGGAAAAGCAGACACATTTGTTCCGACAAAGATGAGCTATAAACTTTATGAAAATACGAAAAGTGAAGCGGAAATTATGACTGTGGATGGTGCAAACCATGGTGAATCTTTCGTTATCGCCAAAGATAAATATGTGAGAAAAATGAAAGCATTTTTGGATAAATATATGAGTAACGAATAA
- a CDS encoding DinB family protein, translated as MKLNERARTTMLAETEGLSDEHINKRPAEDRWSIKQILEHLYLMEGAIAKIIQKQLEEGERKDISDKPIELTVNREKKVDASDFVIPGDDFATRKELIQKLESSHKLLADTAINADETLLEERMYPHPQFGELSLKQWIPFVAYHEMRHTEQLKEVKHDLNL; from the coding sequence ATGAAATTAAATGAACGCGCCCGCACTACTATGCTGGCAGAAACGGAAGGACTTTCTGATGAACATATTAACAAAAGACCTGCAGAGGATAGATGGTCCATAAAACAGATACTGGAGCACTTATATTTGATGGAAGGCGCTATTGCTAAAATAATACAAAAACAGCTGGAAGAAGGGGAAAGGAAGGATATTTCCGATAAACCAATTGAGCTTACGGTCAACCGTGAAAAAAAAGTGGATGCATCGGATTTTGTTATTCCTGGAGATGACTTTGCAACACGTAAAGAACTGATACAAAAACTGGAAAGCAGCCATAAGCTGCTTGCGGATACTGCTATTAATGCTGATGAAACGCTGCTTGAAGAGCGAATGTACCCGCATCCGCAATTTGGCGAGTTATCACTGAAACAATGGATACCTTTTGTTGCCTATCATGAAATGCGGCATACAGAACAACTCAAAGAGGTGAAGCATGATTTGAATCTATAA
- a CDS encoding S9 family peptidase, with translation MRNESKRALTAEDLKKIDVYSDPQFNPDGNGYTFVSTTVNDKNEYESHLFYQKLNESEPVQWTFGKNNNSSLCISPDGSRAVFQSDRNGGTPQLYLLQMNGGEAKQLTTFKNGATSPIWSKDGSKIFFQAALETNDDVTNQREWTKDEREKEQAEKSKKPLVVTRLKYKSDARGLHDEKRAQIVSLKLNEERFEQLTTADADHHLEDVSPDGRTILFSANLNDNEDFELTNDLFLLHLMTKEQVQLTDGKGAYGNARFAPEGNKIACFGHEYSHQGATLSELYMFDVQSRKRTCLSSKWDMQLGDTMIGDTRIGQSTEGPVWSKNGKHIFFLATDYGATGLYQINPAAELQVLYKNDNHVFGFSYDSTDGKFILGISTPTNPCNFYLLDEHGLQRMTNGNNDLLGEVVLSEPETLTYKAEDGWEIQGWILKPYGFEESKKYPLVLEIHGGPHAMYGQTFFHELQLLAAQGYVVLYTNPRGSHGYGQTFVDACREDYGGKDFTDLMAAVDFVLANDDYIDENRLGVTGGSYGGFMTNWIVGHTNRFKAAVTQRCISNWLSFYGVSDIGYFFTKWELGKNLLEDPEKLWEFSPLKYAENVETPLLIVHGERDLRCPIEQSEQMFITLKNLRKEVEFVRFPGANHELSRSGDPDMRLARLNHIIRWFETHL, from the coding sequence ATGCGTAATGAATCAAAACGGGCCTTAACCGCAGAGGATTTGAAGAAGATTGATGTGTACAGTGATCCGCAATTTAATCCGGACGGCAATGGTTATACCTTTGTTTCCACAACAGTGAATGATAAAAACGAATATGAATCGCATTTATTTTATCAAAAGCTGAATGAATCCGAACCGGTGCAATGGACATTCGGCAAAAATAATAACAGCAGCCTGTGCATTTCGCCGGATGGCAGTCGTGCAGTGTTCCAATCAGACCGGAACGGAGGGACACCGCAGCTTTACCTGTTACAAATGAATGGTGGTGAGGCAAAGCAGCTGACGACCTTCAAAAATGGTGCGACCTCCCCCATCTGGTCCAAAGATGGCAGCAAAATCTTTTTCCAGGCAGCGCTTGAAACAAATGACGATGTAACAAATCAGCGTGAATGGACAAAGGATGAGCGGGAAAAAGAGCAGGCGGAAAAAAGCAAAAAACCGCTCGTAGTGACTCGCCTGAAATATAAGTCCGATGCGAGAGGACTTCACGACGAAAAGCGTGCACAGATAGTATCACTCAAGTTGAATGAAGAAAGGTTTGAACAATTAACGACAGCAGATGCTGACCACCATTTGGAAGATGTATCACCAGACGGAAGGACTATCCTATTTTCAGCAAATCTTAATGATAATGAAGACTTTGAACTAACAAATGATCTATTTTTACTTCACCTGATGACGAAGGAACAGGTGCAATTGACCGACGGAAAAGGTGCATACGGCAATGCCCGGTTCGCTCCGGAGGGGAACAAAATTGCCTGTTTCGGTCATGAATATTCACATCAGGGTGCCACACTGAGTGAATTGTATATGTTTGATGTCCAATCCCGGAAACGTACTTGTCTGAGTAGTAAGTGGGACATGCAACTAGGCGATACAATGATTGGTGATACCAGGATCGGGCAATCAACAGAGGGCCCGGTTTGGTCAAAAAATGGAAAACACATCTTTTTCCTTGCTACAGATTATGGAGCAACGGGGCTGTACCAAATCAATCCGGCTGCAGAGCTTCAGGTGCTCTATAAAAACGATAATCATGTATTTGGTTTTTCCTATGATTCAACCGACGGAAAGTTTATTTTGGGAATCAGCACACCGACCAATCCATGTAATTTTTACCTGCTGGACGAGCACGGTCTGCAGCGAATGACCAATGGAAATAATGACCTGCTTGGAGAAGTCGTATTAAGTGAACCGGAAACCTTGACATATAAAGCGGAAGACGGCTGGGAAATTCAAGGATGGATATTAAAGCCATATGGGTTTGAAGAAAGTAAAAAATACCCGCTTGTGCTCGAAATCCATGGCGGACCGCATGCCATGTATGGTCAGACATTCTTCCACGAACTACAGCTGCTGGCAGCCCAAGGGTATGTCGTTCTTTACACAAACCCGCGTGGAAGCCACGGATACGGTCAGACTTTTGTTGATGCATGCCGTGAGGATTATGGTGGAAAAGACTTTACTGACTTAATGGCTGCCGTTGATTTTGTATTGGCCAACGATGACTATATAGACGAGAATCGGCTTGGTGTAACCGGAGGCAGCTATGGCGGGTTTATGACCAACTGGATTGTCGGGCATACCAACCGGTTCAAAGCTGCAGTAACCCAACGCTGTATCAGCAACTGGCTGAGTTTTTACGGCGTGAGTGATATCGGTTATTTCTTTACCAAATGGGAGTTGGGCAAAAACCTGCTTGAGGATCCGGAAAAACTGTGGGAATTTTCCCCGCTCAAGTACGCCGAAAATGTCGAGACACCATTGTTAATCGTCCACGGTGAAAGAGATCTCCGTTGTCCGATTGAGCAAAGTGAACAAATGTTTATTACGCTCAAAAATCTTCGAAAAGAAGTCGAATTTGTCCGCTTTCCGGGTGCAAATCATGAGCTGAGCAGGAGCGGTGATCCGGATATGCGGCTGGCGCGCCTGAACCATATCATACGCTGGTTTGAAACACATTTATAA